The stretch of DNA GGGGTGCGCACCGTCCAGCGCGAGGTGGAGGAGGCGCTCGGGAAACTCTTCGATCGGCCCGTCCGAATCGACCTCGCCGGCCGCACCGACGCGGGGGTCCACGCGACGGCGCAGGAGATCGCGTTCGGCCCGCCCCCCGCCTGGAATCCGGAGGAACTGGCCCGGGCGCTCGGGGCCAACCTTCCCGACGACGTCGCCGTCCGGAAGGTGAGTCACGCCGCGCATGATTTCCATCCGCGCTTCGGCGCCGAGCGGCGGCGTTATCGATACGTGATCGCGGAGGGCGGCCGGAGGCGGCCGTTCCTGCGCGACCGCGCCTGGATCCCGAAGTGGCCGCTCGACCGCGACGCGCTTGCCCGACTGGCGACCGCCATGCCCGGGGAACGGTCGTTCGAGCGGTTCGCCCGCGCCGGGCAGCCCGAGCGGGGGACGCGCTGCCGGGTCGCGAGCGCCGCCTGGCGCATCGACCGACCCCCCTTCCTCTTCTTCGAGATCGTCGCCGACCGCTTCCTCCACCACATGGTGCGCTACCTCGTGGGGACGTCGGTGGAAGTCGCCGCGGGCCGCCGTCCGTTCGAGGACTTCGAGCGACTACTGGCGGGAGAAGCCGCATCGAGACCGGTCTTCCCCGCCCCGCCCGGCGGGCTCTACCTGACGGGCGTGCGCTACGGCGGCGAATGGAACTCCGGCCCCGGGATCCCGTGGCTCCCGGCCGAGGAGCAGCGAACGTGAACCCTCGGGGGTCGTTTGGCGTACAGTTATCGTGTGGGCCATCGCCCGCGTGGCGGCGTGCCGCCCAGGGCTGAGGATCTCACGAGCGAACCGAGGTGGCGGAGCCGATGAACGAGGGAAATCGGGTCAGGAGAATACTGGCGTCGGCCGCGCGCGTCTTCGTTGCGGCCACGGTCCTGATCTTTGCCGGTCTCGGGGTGGGGGCGCTCGTCACCACGCTGGGGAACGGGCCTCCGCAGCCGGAGGAGAGCGGGCCCGCGAACAACCCGTTCGCCCGCACCTCGCTGGCCGACCCCACGAACCGGCCCGAGCCCCAGTCGCTGGCCGAGATCTCGGGGGCCCGGCGTACGCCCACCGTCATCGCCGCGGTCCGCGTGCTCCCCTCCGTCGTGAGCCTGCGGACGGAGCGGACCGTCCAGTCGCAGGACATGTTCACTCGCTTCTTCAACCGCGGCGGCCGATCCCGGGTCGAGGCCGGTCTCGGTTCCGGGTTCGCGATCGACGACGCGGGCACGATCATCACGAACGCGCACGTCGTGAGCGGGGCGGACCGCATCGAGGTGGTGGACCGCGACGGGCAGCGGTTCGAGGCCGAAGTGGTCGGCTTCGATGAACTCACCGACCTCGCCGTCGTGAGCGTCCCTCCGGGCCGGGTGCCCGCGGCTCCGCTGGGCTCGTCCTCGAACCTTCTCATCGGGGAACCCGCGGTGGCGCTCGGCAACCCGTCGGGCTACGCCCTCCGCAACACCGAGGCGACCGTGACCTCGGGCGTCGTCAGCGGCGTGGGGCGCGACATCCAGGCGGCGGGCAGCCAGGAGGTGCTCTACGCCGACATGATCCAGACCGACGCGTCGATCAACCCGGGCAACTCGGGCGGTCCGCTGGCCAACGCGGATGGCGACGTCATCGGCGTGAACAGTTCGATCTTCTCGCGCTCCGGGGGATCGGAGGGGATGGGCTTCGCGATCCCCATCGACCGGGCGCTCGCCGTCGCCTCCGAACTCCTGCAGTTCGGGCGCGTGCGCCGGCCCTGGGCGGGACTGCAGGTGCTCACGGACCGGCCCGACCCCGAGTCCGTCTTCGGCCGGCCACTCGTCGTCGAGGTCCTGGACGGGACGCCGGCGGCCGACGCGGGGCTGCGGGCGGGGGACGAGATCGTGACCCTCAACGGGCGCGTCATCAACCACGATCTCGACTGGCAGGTGGGACTCGTGGACGCCGGCGTGGGATCGACGGTGGACGTGACCTTCCAGCGGGGGGGAAGCGAACTCCAGGCGCGATTCCGGCTTGACGAGGTGCCGACGGGGCGGGCCGAGCGGATCGAGGTGCTCGCGGGGCTCCGGCTGATCACGGTCACGCCGCAGATCCAGCAGGAACTCAACCTCCGGGTCGACGCCGGCGCGCTCATCGCGTCGGTCGGCGAGGAGGCCCGCGGGACGCGGCTCCGCGAGGGCGACGTCATCCTCAGCATCAACCGCAACGAGGTGCGCTCCGCCGAGGACGCGGGCGAACTCTTCGAGTACTACGCGCGGTCCCGCGACGGTTCGGTGCAACTCTACATCGCGCGCGGGACGGAGATCGGATACCTCCAACCCTTCCGCGTGCGCTGACCCACCGGCGCACGGCCGGGGCCGGAGCCGCTTCGGCCGGGGCCGGAGCCGCCCGAGATCGGCTTCCGGGACTTTTGCGCGAGGCGTCGAGAGGCTAGACTGCGACCTTACGGCGACCGAGGTCGCCCCGGGTGGGCCGCTGGATCCGGACTACGCGCCTGATGGCGGAACGTCACTACCCACATCCTCTCATCGACCGCTACGCCTCGAGCGAGATGGCGGCGATCTTCTCCCCTCGCATGCAGGCGCTCGTCTGGCGCGACCTTTGGATTGCGCTCGCCGAGGAGGAACGCGCGCTCGGCGTCGAGATTCCCAACGACGCGATCGTCGCGATGCACGCGGCGCGCGAGCAGATCGACCTCGACCGGATCGCCGTCATCGAGCGCGACCTCCGACACGACGTGATGGCGCACGTCCATCACTTCGGCGAGGTCGCCCCGGAGGCCCGGAAGTACATCCACCTCGGCGCGACGAGCGCCTTCGTGGGCGACAACCACGGCCTCATCCAGCACCAGCAGGGTCTCGACATCGTGCGCGACCGGCTGCTGGGGACGATCGAGGACCTCGCCGCCTTCGCCCGCGGGCAGGCCGCCGAGCCGACGCTCGGCTACACGCACCTCCAGCCGGCGCAGCCGACGACGATCGGCAAGCGCGCCTGCCTCTGGCTTCAAGACCTCCTCTTCGATCTCGAACAGATCGAAGCCGTGCGCGCCGAACTCCGCTTCCGGGGCGCACGGGGCACGACGGGGACGGAGGCGACGTTCCTTGAACTCTTCGACGGGGACGGAGGGAAGGTCGACCGGCTCAACGAGCGGCTCGCGGCGCGCTTCGGCTTCGCCGGCACGTACGATGTGATCGGCCAGACGTACCCGCGGAAGGTCGACCACCGGGCGCTGGCGGCGCTCGCCGGCATCGGCGCCTCGACGGCCCGCTTCGGAAACGACATCCGGATCCTGCAGGCCTTCGGCGAGATCGAGGAACCGTTCGGGAAGCACCAAATCGGCTCGTCGGCGATGCCGTACAAGCGCAACCCCATGCGGAGCGAGCGGATCTGCGCGCTGGCGCGGCACCTCTGCACGCTGGAACTCGACGCGTCGTGGACCGCCTCCGTCCAGTGGTTCGAGCGCACGCTCGACGACTCCGCGAACCGCCGCATCTCGCTCCCCGAGGGCTACCTGTCGGCGGACGCCCTCCTCATCCTCGCGCGCAACGTGAGCGCGGGGCTCGTCGTCCACCCGGCCGTCGTGGCGCGCCGGCTGGGCCGGGCGCTCCCCTTCATGGTCACCGAGGAGATCCTCATCGCGGGCGTGCGGGGGGGCGGCGACCGGCAGGACCTGCACGAACGGGTGCGGGGACACGCGCTTGCCGCTCGCGAACGGCTCGACGACGGCGCGGAGGACAACGACTTCTTCGCGCGCATCGCCGCCGATGACGCCTTCGGCCTCGGCATGGAGGAACTCCGGGCGCTCGCCGACCCGCACCGGCTCGTCGGCCGCTCCGCCCACCAGGTGGAGCGCTTCCTGACCGCAAGGATCGACCCGCTGTTCGAGGACGCGGACGCGCCGCGGCCCGCCGAAGAGGTCCGCGTATGATGCCTCGCTCCTGCGGGAACGCGACCGGACGCGGACCCGAATCCGTGATCCCCGAAAGGACACTCGAAAGGACACCATGACACAGACCACGCTCGGCGCGAACGCGCCGGCCGCGCTCCACGAGATCGACCTGCCGCTGCCGCTTCTCCGCAAGGGGAAGGTGCGATCGATGTACGACCTCGACGACCGGATCCTGATGGTCGCCAGCGACCGCATCAGCGCCTTCGACTGCGTGATCCCGAACCCGATCCCCCACAAGGGGGCCGTCCTCACCCAGCTCTCCGCCTTCTGGTTCGACCGGACGACGGACATCGTTAACAACCACCGTGTCGCCAGCGCCCCCGCGGCCATCGCCGAGGCGGCCCCGGAACTCGCCGGCATCGCCGACAGCCTGGGCCACCGCGCCATGCTGGTGGAGAAGGCGCAGCCCCTGCCCGTCGAGTGCATCGTGCGCGGCTTCATCTCCGGCTCCGCCTGGAAGGAGTACAGCCGCCACGGGACGCTCGCCGGCGAACCGCTCCCGGAGGGCCTGCGGGAATCGGAGGAATACCCGGAGCCGATCTTCTCGCCCTCGACGAAGGCCGAGCAGGGGCTTCACGACGAGAACATCACCTTCGCGCAGATGTGCGACATCGTGGGGACGGGACTCGCGACGGAGCTGCGCGACATCAGCCTCGCGCTCTACGCCGCCGGCCGCGACACGCTCCGCGAGCGCGGCATCATCCTCGCCGACACGAAGTACGAGTTCGGGCGCGGGGCCGACGGGGGGATCATCCTCATCGACGAGGTGATGACCCCCGATTCCTCCCGCTTCTGGCCCGCCGATTCGTACCGGATCGGAGGCGGCCAGCCGTCGCTCGACAAGCAGCCGGTGCGCGACCACCTGCAGGAGATCGTCGGGCGCGGCGAGTGGGACAAGACCCCGCCGGCGCCGGCGCTCCCGGAGGAGGTCATCCGCACGACCTCGGAGCGCTACCTCGAGGCCTTCCGGCGCATCGCGGGCCACGAACTCTACGAGGCGCCCGCATGAGCCGGGTCTGGTCCGTGGATGTCCGGGTCACGCCGCGCGAGGGGATCCTCGATCCGGCGGGGGAGACGATCCGCCGGGCGCTCGGGAACCTGGGGTACGAGGGCGTCCACTCCGTGCGCGCCGGGCGGCTGATCCGTCTCGAGGTCGAAGCCGACGGACCGGAGGCCGCCGTCGCCTCCACGGAGAAGATGTGCGAGCAACTGATCGCGAACCCGATCATCGAAGACTACGTCGTCCGCGTGCGGGAGGGGTGAAGGCGCGCGCGTGCGAGAGGGGTGAACGGATGGAGGTGGGGATGAAGGTAGGGATCGTGCGGTTCCCGGGCTCGAACTGCGATGCGGACGTGTACCGGGCGGTGACGGACGGGCTGGGAGAGCGCGCCACCTATCTGTGGCACAAGTCGACGGACCTCG from Candidatus Palauibacter polyketidifaciens encodes:
- the truA gene encoding tRNA pseudouridine(38-40) synthase TruA: MSDSTASTARFRATIEYDGTSFHGSQLQPGVRTVQREVEEALGKLFDRPVRIDLAGRTDAGVHATAQEIAFGPPPAWNPEELARALGANLPDDVAVRKVSHAAHDFHPRFGAERRRYRYVIAEGGRRRPFLRDRAWIPKWPLDRDALARLATAMPGERSFERFARAGQPERGTRCRVASAAWRIDRPPFLFFEIVADRFLHHMVRYLVGTSVEVAAGRRPFEDFERLLAGEAASRPVFPAPPGGLYLTGVRYGGEWNSGPGIPWLPAEEQRT
- a CDS encoding trypsin-like peptidase domain-containing protein; its protein translation is MNEGNRVRRILASAARVFVAATVLIFAGLGVGALVTTLGNGPPQPEESGPANNPFARTSLADPTNRPEPQSLAEISGARRTPTVIAAVRVLPSVVSLRTERTVQSQDMFTRFFNRGGRSRVEAGLGSGFAIDDAGTIITNAHVVSGADRIEVVDRDGQRFEAEVVGFDELTDLAVVSVPPGRVPAAPLGSSSNLLIGEPAVALGNPSGYALRNTEATVTSGVVSGVGRDIQAAGSQEVLYADMIQTDASINPGNSGGPLANADGDVIGVNSSIFSRSGGSEGMGFAIPIDRALAVASELLQFGRVRRPWAGLQVLTDRPDPESVFGRPLVVEVLDGTPAADAGLRAGDEIVTLNGRVINHDLDWQVGLVDAGVGSTVDVTFQRGGSELQARFRLDEVPTGRAERIEVLAGLRLITVTPQIQQELNLRVDAGALIASVGEEARGTRLREGDVILSINRNEVRSAEDAGELFEYYARSRDGSVQLYIARGTEIGYLQPFRVR
- the purB gene encoding adenylosuccinate lyase; the protein is MAERHYPHPLIDRYASSEMAAIFSPRMQALVWRDLWIALAEEERALGVEIPNDAIVAMHAAREQIDLDRIAVIERDLRHDVMAHVHHFGEVAPEARKYIHLGATSAFVGDNHGLIQHQQGLDIVRDRLLGTIEDLAAFARGQAAEPTLGYTHLQPAQPTTIGKRACLWLQDLLFDLEQIEAVRAELRFRGARGTTGTEATFLELFDGDGGKVDRLNERLAARFGFAGTYDVIGQTYPRKVDHRALAALAGIGASTARFGNDIRILQAFGEIEEPFGKHQIGSSAMPYKRNPMRSERICALARHLCTLELDASWTASVQWFERTLDDSANRRISLPEGYLSADALLILARNVSAGLVVHPAVVARRLGRALPFMVTEEILIAGVRGGGDRQDLHERVRGHALAARERLDDGAEDNDFFARIAADDAFGLGMEELRALADPHRLVGRSAHQVERFLTARIDPLFEDADAPRPAEEVRV
- a CDS encoding phosphoribosylaminoimidazolesuccinocarboxamide synthase — its product is MTQTTLGANAPAALHEIDLPLPLLRKGKVRSMYDLDDRILMVASDRISAFDCVIPNPIPHKGAVLTQLSAFWFDRTTDIVNNHRVASAPAAIAEAAPELAGIADSLGHRAMLVEKAQPLPVECIVRGFISGSAWKEYSRHGTLAGEPLPEGLRESEEYPEPIFSPSTKAEQGLHDENITFAQMCDIVGTGLATELRDISLALYAAGRDTLRERGIILADTKYEFGRGADGGIILIDEVMTPDSSRFWPADSYRIGGGQPSLDKQPVRDHLQEIVGRGEWDKTPPAPALPEEVIRTTSERYLEAFRRIAGHELYEAPA
- the purS gene encoding phosphoribosylformylglycinamidine synthase subunit PurS codes for the protein MSRVWSVDVRVTPREGILDPAGETIRRALGNLGYEGVHSVRAGRLIRLEVEADGPEAAVASTEKMCEQLIANPIIEDYVVRVREG